One window from the genome of Cucumis melo cultivar AY chromosome 12, USDA_Cmelo_AY_1.0, whole genome shotgun sequence encodes:
- the LOC103498301 gene encoding regulatory protein NPR3-like produces the protein MADSHEPSSSLSFTSSSYTNGSQSCNMSPSSISDPMPSLEVISLNKLSSNLAQLLIHDGCDYTDADIVVEGVPVGIHRCILAVRSRFFHYLFQKDEKPAMKDGKPQYHMNELLPYGKVGHEAFLILLSYLYSGKLNSSPANVSTCVDNSCAHDACGPAIDFAVQLTYASSIFQIPELVSLFQRHLLNYVVKALVENVIQILVVAFHCQLSPLVTQCIDRIARSDLDCASLEKGLPYEVAERIKLVRLKSRGGDEQNLVADSPRDKKIKKICLALDSDDVELMKLLLSESDVTLDEANALHYAAAYCDPKSLTEVLNLNIADVNLRNSRGYTVLHVAAMRKDPSVIMSLLNKGAWAFDLTPDGRTAANICQRLTRPKDYHAKTEKGQETNKDRLCIDILEREMWRNPTSDSSILSLAMADDVHMKLIYLENRVAFARLLFPSEARLAMDIANADTTSEFVGLSMPKNSNKNLREVNLNETPSVQNKRFLSRMQALLKTVEMGRRFFPNCSEALDKFVADDLPDLFYLEKGTVEEQRIKRKRFKELKNDVQKAFDKDKAAKLNQSGLSPSSSSTSLKHGTNHRNVRRQ, from the exons ATGGCTGATTCACATGAACCATCATCATCTTTGAGTTTCACTTCATCTTCATATACAAATGGGTCACAGAGTTGTAACATGTCCCCCTCGTCTATCTCTGACCCAATGCCTAGTCTTGAAGTGATCAGTTTAAACAAGCTCAGCTCTAATTTGGCACAGCTTTTGATTCATGATGGTTGCGATTATACTGACGCGGATATTGTTGTCGAGGGTGTTCCAGTTGGTATTCACCGATGTATTTTGGCTGTTAGGAGTAGGTTTTTTCATTATCTTTTTCAGAAAGATGAAAAACCAGCAATGAAAGATGGTAAACCACAGTATCATATGAATGAGTTGTTGCCTTATGGCAAGGTTGGACATGAGGCCTTCTTGATATTGTTGAGTTACTTATATTCTGGAAAGCTTAACTCATCTCCAGCAAATGTGTCAACTTGTGTCGACAATTCATGTGCCCATGATGCCTGTGGACCTGCTATTGATTTTGCAGTGCAATTGACTTATGCATCATCCATATTTCAAATACCCGAGCTAGTTTCATTGTTTCAG CGACATCTACTTAACTATGTTGTGAAGGCTTTAGTGGAAAATGTCATCCAAATCCTAGTGGTAGCTTTCCACTGCCAATTGAGCCCTCTTGTCACCCAATGCATTGATAGAATAGCTCGATCTGATCTCGATTGTGCTTCCCTCGAGAAAGGACTTCCGTATGAGGTTGCTGAAAGGATTAAATTGGTCCGGCTTAAGTCTCGGGGTGGTGATGAGCAAAACCTTGTTGCTGATAGTCCTCGTGATaagaaaatcaagaaaatatGCCTGGCATTAGATTCAGACGATGTTGAACTCATGAAACTACTTTTATCTGAATCTGATGTAACCCTAGATGAAGCCAATGCCCTGCATTATGCTGCAGCATACTGCGATCCAAAGTCTCTGACTGAGGTTCTTAATCTGAATATAGCTGATGTAAACCTACGAAATTCACGTGGTTATACCGTCCTTCATGTTGCTGCAATGCGTAAGGACCCGTCGGTGATAATGTCCCTTCTTAACAAGGGAGCTTGGGCATTTGATTTGACACCAGATGGTCGAACTGCTGCAAATATCTGTCAGAGGTTAACAAGGCCAAAGGATTATCATGCTAAAACAGAGAAGGGACAGGAAACAAACAAAGACCGTTTGTGCATTGAcattttagagagagaaatgTGGAGGAATCCAACCTCAGATTCTTCCATTCTTTCCCTGGCGATGGCTGATGATGTGCACATGAAGTTGATTTACCTGGAAAACAGAG TAGCATTTGCACGATTACTCTTCCCATCCGAGGCCAGGCTAGCTATGGACATTGCAAATGCTGACACAACTTCTGAGTTTGTTGGTCTTTCTATGcccaaaaattcaaataaaaatttgaggGAAGTTAATTTAAATGAGACACCAAGTGTACAGAACAAAAGATTTCTTTCCAGAATGCAGGCTCTTTTGAAAACAG TGGAGATGGGTAGACGATTCTTTCCTAACTGCTCGGAAGCACTGGATAAGTTCGTGGCGGATGACCTTCCTGATCTATTTTACCTCGAGAAGGGCACAGTCGAAGAGCAACGGATTAAACGCAAGCGTTTCAAGGAGCTTAAAAACGATGTTCAGAAGGCATTTGACAAAGACAAGGCTGCCAAGCTGAATCAATCTGGGTTGTCACCATCATCCTCCTCGACATCGTTGAAGCATGGTACCAATCATAGGAACGTTAGGAGACAATAA